From the Candidatus Methylomirabilota bacterium genome, one window contains:
- a CDS encoding universal stress protein, which produces MQKILMMVDGSFAAEAGARYALALAKACEAELDLLFVAADQSASAMKRAEESLLRLLRQAHTLGLKARSVTEIGDPVRVMRAYVAREGITLAMASVTGPEVARHLLREVSCAMLLVRVVHPGRMASPHEILVPVYGGEFEGGGFEAAADLLANLGVYWHAQIVLFQLRQPLTRLFDRRRVGEETLEQAERKLHGFIAALSRRGLAPGTRVSWGRRHGPGITAEAAARRHDLIFVGTKGPKRFLQWLRIGTVDHLVRKSPCDLMLFRPAAA; this is translated from the coding sequence ATGCAGAAGATCCTGATGATGGTGGACGGCTCGTTCGCCGCGGAGGCGGGCGCGCGCTATGCGCTCGCTCTGGCCAAGGCCTGCGAAGCGGAACTCGATTTGCTCTTTGTCGCGGCGGATCAATCGGCGTCTGCGATGAAACGCGCCGAGGAGTCGCTGCTGCGCCTGCTTCGGCAGGCGCATACTCTTGGTCTGAAGGCGCGCAGCGTGACGGAGATCGGTGATCCCGTCCGGGTCATGCGGGCATACGTGGCGCGCGAGGGGATTACTTTGGCCATGGCCTCCGTGACAGGACCGGAGGTTGCGCGGCACCTCTTGCGCGAGGTTTCCTGCGCCATGCTGCTGGTGCGGGTGGTCCATCCGGGACGGATGGCGTCGCCACACGAGATTCTGGTCCCGGTCTACGGCGGTGAGTTCGAAGGCGGCGGCTTCGAGGCGGCGGCCGATCTCCTGGCCAACCTTGGAGTGTACTGGCACGCCCAAATCGTCCTTTTCCAGTTGAGACAGCCGTTGACGCGACTGTTCGATCGCCGGCGCGTTGGAGAGGAGACATTGGAACAGGCGGAACGCAAGCTGCACGGATTCATCGCCGCGCTCTCCCGCAGGGGTCTGGCGCCGGGGACGCGGGTCTCGTGGGGTCGTCGCCACGGCCCTGGCATTACGGCTGAGGCGGCGGCCAGGCGTCATGATCTCATCTTTGTGGGCACGAAGGGGCCGAAGCGCTTTCTGCAGTGGTTACGTATCGGAACCGTTGACCACCTGGTGCGGAAGAGCCCGTGCGACCTGATGCTCTTCCGTCCTGCCGCCGCCTGA